The following coding sequences are from one Nicotiana tomentosiformis chromosome 3, ASM39032v3, whole genome shotgun sequence window:
- the LOC138907358 gene encoding uncharacterized protein: MAEKLKKLTSRVQGVEGGKGTEGLNYEDLCIQPYVELPEGYKPPKFKMFDGTGDPKVHLRTYCDKLVGVGKDERIHMKLFMRSLTGDALSWYISQNIKKWINWVSMASDFMNRFRFNTENAPDVFYIHNLKKKPTETFREYATRWRSEAAKVRPALEEEQMNKFFVRAQDPQYYERLIVIENHKFSDIIKLGERIEKGIKSRMVTNFEALQATNKAL; the protein is encoded by the coding sequence atggcggagAAACTTAAGAAGCTTACAAGTCGAGTCCAAGGTGTTGAAGGTGGTAAAGGCACCGAAGGTTTGAACTATGAGGATTTATGTATTCAACCGTacgtagaactgccagagggttacaaacctcctaagttcaaaatgttCGATGGGACAGGTGATCCAAAGGTACATCTAAGAACATATTGCGACAAGCTCGTAGGGGTTGGTAAAGATGAAAGAATCcacatgaagctgttcatgaggagcctcactggagatgccctatcctggtacatcagtcaaaatataaagaagtggattaattgggtaagcatggcgtcAGATTTTATGAATCGGTTCAGATTCAACACAGAGAATGCACCAGACGTGTTCTATATCCATAATCTTaagaagaagccgacagaaactttccgcgagtatgctactcgatggagatcagaagctgcaaaagtaaggccagcattggaagaagaacaaatgaacaaattctttgtccgGGCCCAGGATCCGCAATATTATGAGAGGTTGATAgttattgaaaatcataaattctccgacatcatcaaattgggagaaagaatagaaaagGGAATCAAAAGCAGGATGGTAACAAATTTCGAGGCACTCCAGGCTACAAACAAAGCCTTATAG